A stretch of the Amycolatopsis sp. BJA-103 genome encodes the following:
- a CDS encoding response regulator, with amino-acid sequence MTTLFIVDDQAMVRESFASLLDAQPGLDVVGQAGDGLAALAGISALTRPPDVVLMDIRMPVMDGLEATRRLLEGDGEKPKVIVLTTFHLDEYVYEALRAGASGFLLKDAPSAELVNAIDVVAAGDALLSPAVTKRLIASFVASAPVPRPSPSRFDVLTEREREVLRLIAKGRSNPEIAADLVLSAQTVKTYVGRILAKLSLRDRAQAIVLAYETGLVGPG; translated from the coding sequence GTGACGACGCTGTTCATCGTCGACGACCAGGCCATGGTGCGGGAAAGCTTCGCGAGCCTGCTGGACGCGCAGCCCGGGCTCGACGTCGTGGGCCAAGCAGGTGACGGACTGGCCGCACTGGCGGGCATCTCCGCCCTGACCAGGCCACCGGACGTCGTCCTGATGGACATCCGGATGCCGGTGATGGACGGTCTCGAGGCGACGCGGCGACTGCTCGAAGGCGACGGCGAGAAGCCGAAGGTGATCGTCTTGACCACTTTCCATTTGGACGAGTACGTCTACGAAGCGCTACGGGCGGGCGCGAGCGGGTTCCTGTTGAAGGACGCGCCGTCGGCCGAACTGGTGAACGCCATCGACGTGGTCGCCGCCGGGGACGCGCTGCTCTCCCCCGCCGTCACGAAGCGGTTGATCGCGAGTTTCGTCGCCAGCGCGCCTGTTCCGAGGCCTTCGCCGTCGCGGTTCGACGTGCTCACCGAACGCGAACGCGAGGTGCTGCGGCTGATCGCGAAAGGACGGTCCAATCCGGAGATCGCGGCGGACTTGGTGCTTTCGGCGCAGACCGTTAAGACATACGTGGGCCGGATCCTCGCGAAGCTCTCGCTCCGTGACCGGGCGCAGGCGATCGTGCTGGCCTACGAGACCGGACTCGTCGGCCCCGGCTGA
- a CDS encoding cold-shock protein, whose protein sequence is MTQGTVKWFNSEKGFGFITPDNGGGDVFVHYSEIKGNGFRTLEENARVEFEIGQGAKGPQATSVNVI, encoded by the coding sequence ATGACTCAGGGCACTGTGAAGTGGTTCAACTCCGAGAAGGGGTTCGGCTTCATCACTCCCGACAACGGCGGCGGCGACGTCTTCGTGCACTACAGCGAGATCAAGGGCAACGGCTTCCGTACCCTCGAGGAGAACGCCCGCGTGGAGTTCGAAATCGGGCAGGGCGCGAAGGGTCCGCAGGCCACCTCGGTCAACGTGATCTGA
- a CDS encoding NAD(+)/NADH kinase, which yields MGEAVAGIVANPASERDIQSLRSALRVAGVGRVMVWTEAGKIIGTVRRMVDAGASVLICLGDDGMMRAAAAACGDVPLLMLPSGSTDALPEPTVAGLAAGLLATHQVDADLVTNRATILEVVTKARREIALNDVSVCSESRWDPASLTELYCTFAVPDGIGLSSIPGRLCPSPKSTVDGVAVSLGPVDETPYVVQAPIAPGEVRAVGVRGWSVLDAGVRVDLAAAGGSIALDGQPHFVLKPGESAFVELKPDGPWCVDVRAVMAEATRTGLLLGRKPQGAFPASHLVDAPFTA from the coding sequence GTGGGCGAAGCGGTTGCGGGGATCGTGGCGAACCCCGCTTCGGAGCGTGACATCCAGAGCCTGCGTTCGGCACTCCGCGTGGCGGGGGTCGGACGGGTGATGGTGTGGACGGAGGCCGGGAAGATCATCGGCACCGTCCGGCGGATGGTGGACGCGGGAGCGAGCGTGCTCATCTGCCTGGGTGACGACGGCATGATGCGGGCCGCCGCGGCCGCCTGCGGTGACGTCCCGCTGCTCATGCTGCCGTCGGGGAGCACCGACGCCCTTCCCGAGCCCACCGTCGCCGGGCTCGCCGCCGGGCTGCTGGCCACCCATCAGGTGGACGCGGACCTGGTCACGAACCGCGCGACCATCCTCGAGGTCGTCACCAAGGCCCGCCGGGAGATCGCGCTGAACGACGTCAGCGTGTGTTCCGAGAGCCGATGGGACCCCGCGTCGCTGACCGAGCTGTACTGCACGTTCGCCGTACCGGACGGAATCGGCCTGTCGAGCATCCCCGGCAGGCTGTGCCCCAGCCCGAAGTCCACTGTGGACGGTGTCGCGGTCTCGCTCGGGCCGGTCGACGAGACGCCCTACGTGGTGCAGGCGCCGATCGCGCCCGGCGAGGTCCGGGCGGTGGGCGTCCGGGGCTGGAGTGTGCTGGACGCCGGGGTGCGTGTCGACCTCGCCGCCGCCGGCGGCTCCATCGCGCTGGACGGGCAACCGCACTTCGTGCTCAAGCCGGGAGAGAGCGCTTTCGTCGAGTTGAAGCCCGACGGCCCGTGGTGCGTCGACGTCCGCGCCGTGATGGCCGAGGCCACCAGGACCGGCCTGCTGCTCGGGCGGAAGCCGCAGGGGGCTTTCCCCGCGTCCCACCTGGTGGATGCGCCCTTCACCGCCTAA
- a CDS encoding sensor histidine kinase: MDSLGWALFTGRDADLEPPSAWWRGPAWIKGVLTASALTVLMVLTYGSWARYLGSESLPLVFFLLLLQLVPPLLVVRFPLTAVRVAAVGMAAATIATLFPTRHPPFGTTLSDWPLQTHVLPYLPVLALTLARTKPGQGTGISIIAVVLTTAIGLAQLPRGGTKTLVSSLIVVTVTIVAGYGMQQRRRALTQADTAERTAVEERTKRTALQERALIARELHDIIGHHLSLIALRTDSARYRLPDVNEATAEEFRALGVAAREALDEARRLVGVLRDDDTEPEHEPQPGLAEVPGLLDGCRASGIDVRSRITGGDGVPAMIALAAYRILQEALSNAARHSPGSIVDVDVRRERDVLVILVENGPATRVPAPSADDGTGLAGIAERVTLIGGTCETGPRPGGGFRVAVTLELTGVA, encoded by the coding sequence ATGGACTCGCTGGGGTGGGCGCTCTTCACCGGGCGCGACGCCGATCTCGAACCGCCTTCGGCCTGGTGGCGCGGGCCGGCCTGGATCAAGGGCGTCCTCACCGCCTCGGCACTCACCGTGCTGATGGTCCTGACCTACGGCTCCTGGGCGCGCTACCTCGGCTCGGAGAGCTTGCCGCTGGTCTTCTTCCTGCTGCTCCTGCAGCTCGTGCCACCGCTGCTGGTCGTGCGGTTCCCGCTGACCGCCGTCCGGGTGGCGGCGGTGGGCATGGCGGCCGCCACCATCGCCACCCTCTTCCCCACGCGCCATCCGCCGTTCGGCACGACGCTGTCCGACTGGCCGCTGCAGACCCACGTCCTCCCGTACCTCCCGGTGCTGGCGCTGACCCTCGCCAGGACGAAACCCGGGCAGGGCACGGGGATCTCGATCATCGCGGTGGTGCTCACCACCGCGATCGGCCTCGCCCAGCTCCCGCGCGGGGGGACGAAAACACTGGTGTCGTCGCTGATCGTGGTGACCGTGACCATCGTCGCCGGGTACGGCATGCAGCAGCGGCGGCGGGCGCTGACGCAGGCCGACACGGCCGAGCGGACGGCGGTCGAGGAGCGGACGAAACGCACGGCGCTGCAGGAACGCGCGCTGATCGCCAGGGAACTGCACGACATCATCGGCCACCACCTGTCGCTGATCGCCCTGCGCACCGACAGCGCGCGCTACCGCCTCCCGGACGTGAACGAGGCCACCGCGGAGGAGTTCCGCGCGCTCGGCGTCGCGGCCCGCGAGGCGCTGGACGAGGCCCGGCGGCTGGTCGGCGTGCTGCGGGACGACGACACCGAACCGGAACACGAACCGCAGCCGGGGCTCGCCGAGGTCCCCGGACTGCTCGACGGCTGCCGGGCTTCCGGGATCGACGTCCGCTCCCGGATCACCGGCGGCGACGGCGTCCCGGCCATGATCGCCCTTGCCGCGTACCGGATCTTGCAGGAGGCGCTGAGCAACGCGGCCCGGCACAGCCCTGGGTCCATTGTGGACGTCGACGTCCGGCGGGAGCGGGACGTGCTCGTGATCCTCGTCGAGAACGGGCCCGCCACGCGGGTTCCGGCGCCCTCGGCCGACGACGGCACGGGCCTGGCCGGGATAGCCGAACGCGTTACGCTGATCGGGGGCACTTGCGAGACCGGCCCGAGGCCCGGCGGCGGGTTCCGGGTGGCCGTCACACTGGAACTCACGGGGGTAGCGTGA
- a CDS encoding thiamine pyrophosphate-binding protein, whose translation MRYQPGASVAQTAVRILTEAQIHRVYAVAGESFLDLLDALQRERSITFVSARHDSGAAFMAEAEGKLTEHPAVLLAGRGPSAANLAIGVSTAYQDESPMVVLLENPPSSPGPTSELPTADLTAMFEPLVKWLGRAESPDEVPGLLVEALTRCREGRPGPTVVAVPADFWGVPFDSAKPVAAVKPPATGALGRTAEAVAQLVDEARYPVVIVGGRARAGREELIAVADELALPVYNAFRRQDAFPENHARYAGHLGIGIPARQLDALERADLVLALGTQLDEVTTQSFRYPTPSQTLVLVGTGIEPARRGGLTFRVDSEVEPFLRELRTVASPRTRRASAANAAVHTFMTPPDTSGATRVHPADVIRAVRKLAPEDAIVTSDAGNFAQFMHRYWCFTAPRSQLGPSNAAMGYAVPAAVAAKLAEPRRTVIAMAGDGGALMTGQEIETAVRYRVPVTVLVFQNGLHGPLAVHQARKHGRLSGVTVPITDFASWARGLGAAGYTVDDREELEPIIASALVRQRPCVIDIRTDPDVVTPDIRLTSLLGAARPQQGGQ comes from the coding sequence ATTAGATACCAACCGGGAGCGTCCGTCGCCCAGACGGCCGTGCGGATCCTGACCGAGGCGCAGATCCACCGCGTGTACGCGGTGGCCGGTGAGTCCTTCCTGGATCTGCTCGACGCGCTGCAACGCGAGCGGTCGATCACCTTCGTTTCGGCGAGGCACGATTCCGGCGCGGCCTTCATGGCCGAGGCCGAAGGCAAGCTCACCGAGCACCCGGCCGTCCTGCTCGCCGGCCGCGGCCCGAGCGCGGCGAACCTCGCGATCGGCGTCTCCACGGCGTACCAGGACGAGAGCCCGATGGTCGTCCTGCTGGAGAACCCGCCGTCCAGCCCCGGCCCGACCAGCGAACTGCCCACCGCGGACCTGACGGCGATGTTCGAGCCCCTCGTCAAGTGGCTTGGCCGCGCGGAGTCCCCGGACGAGGTCCCCGGCCTGCTGGTCGAGGCGCTGACCCGCTGCCGCGAAGGGCGGCCCGGGCCCACCGTCGTCGCCGTCCCCGCCGACTTCTGGGGCGTCCCCTTCGACTCGGCCAAGCCGGTCGCCGCCGTGAAGCCGCCCGCCACCGGCGCGCTCGGCCGGACCGCCGAGGCGGTCGCGCAGCTGGTCGACGAGGCCCGGTACCCGGTGGTCATCGTCGGTGGCCGGGCCCGAGCAGGGCGGGAAGAGCTGATCGCCGTCGCCGACGAACTCGCGCTCCCGGTGTACAACGCGTTCCGCCGCCAGGACGCCTTCCCGGAGAACCACGCGCGCTACGCCGGCCACCTCGGCATCGGCATCCCCGCGCGGCAGCTCGACGCGCTGGAGCGTGCCGACCTCGTGCTCGCGCTCGGCACGCAGCTCGACGAGGTCACCACTCAGTCCTTCCGCTACCCGACGCCGTCGCAGACGCTGGTACTGGTCGGCACCGGGATCGAGCCCGCCCGGCGCGGCGGCCTGACCTTCCGGGTCGACTCCGAGGTCGAGCCGTTCCTGCGGGAACTGCGCACCGTCGCCTCGCCGCGGACACGCCGCGCGTCGGCCGCGAACGCCGCCGTGCACACCTTCATGACGCCGCCCGACACCAGCGGCGCCACCCGCGTCCATCCCGCCGACGTCATCCGCGCGGTGCGCAAACTCGCGCCCGAAGACGCGATCGTGACCAGCGACGCGGGCAACTTCGCCCAGTTCATGCACCGCTACTGGTGCTTCACCGCGCCGCGCAGCCAGCTCGGCCCGAGCAACGCTGCCATGGGCTACGCGGTCCCCGCGGCGGTCGCGGCGAAACTCGCCGAGCCACGCCGGACGGTGATCGCGATGGCGGGCGACGGCGGCGCGCTGATGACCGGGCAGGAGATCGAGACGGCCGTCCGTTACCGGGTGCCGGTGACCGTCCTGGTGTTCCAGAACGGCCTGCACGGCCCGCTCGCCGTGCACCAGGCGCGCAAGCACGGACGGCTCTCGGGGGTTACAGTTCCCATCACCGACTTCGCGTCGTGGGCACGAGGACTCGGCGCCGCCGGGTACACCGTGGACGACCGCGAGGAACTGGAACCGATCATCGCGAGCGCGCTGGTGCGGCAACGGCCGTGTGTGATCGACATCAGGACGGATCCGGACGTGGTGACCCCGGACATCCGGCTGACGAGCCTGCTGGGCGCCGCGAGGCCGCAGCAGGGCGGCCAGTAG